A window of bacterium genomic DNA:
GCCCTGCTGTCGCTCGGGAGCACGCCATGAGCGCACGAAGCACCGGCGCCCGCAGACCAACCGGCCGCGACACCAGGGCAGCCCGCGCCCCGGGCGCGGCCCTTGCGCCTCTACGGCGCGCTGAGTCCGGCATTGGCGGCGCTCGCGCCGCTGGCGGCGCCCCTGCTGCCCAAGCTGCGTGAAGGCCTGCGTGGCCGCCGCGGCCTCGACGACCGGATCGAGGCGGCTGCCGCCGCGGCCCAGGGCTGCGTCTGGTTCCACGTGACGTCGGTGGGCGAATACGAGCAGGCCCGGCCACTCATCGCCGCCCTGCGGGAACAGCCCGGCCACCCGCCGCTCGTGGTCACGCATTTCTCGCCCTCGGGGCGGCATTTCGCGGAGCGCCGCCCCTGCGCCGACATCCACGAGTACCTGCCGCTCGACCGGCCGCGGGCCATGGAGCGGCTCGTCGCCGCCTGGCGGCCGCGCCTGCTGGTGTTCGTCAAGTTCGACTGCTGGCCCAACCAGGTGCTCGCCGCCGACCGCGCCGGCGTGCCCATCGTGCTGATGGCCGGTTCGCTCCGGCCCGGCAGCACGCGCCTGCATCCCTTCGCGCGCCCCCTCTACCGCGATCTTTTCGACCGCTTCGCGCACATCGGCGTGTGCACGCGGGAGGACCAGCGCCGCTTCGTCGACGAACTGGGCGTGCACTGCCCCGTCAGCGTGACCGGCGATACGCGCGCCGAGCAGGTGATCCTGCGCTGGGAAGCCGCGCAGGGCGGCGCCACCGCAGCGGCACTTCGCGCCCTCGGCGGCCGCCTGCTGGTGCTGGGCAGCACCTGGCCACCCGACGAGAAGCTGTGGCTGCCCGTGCTCGGGCGCCTGCGGGCGGCGCATCCCGACGTTCGCATCGTGCTGACGCCCCACGAGCCGTCGCCGGCGCGCCTGGCGCAGCTGGAGCGCGCGCTGGCTGCCGACGGGCTGTCCACGCGACGCCTCTCGGAGGTCGTGGCCGCAGCTGCGGAACACCCTGGTTCCGCGCCGCCGGACGTGGTCCTGACCGATTCGATCGGGCAACTGGCGGAAATCTACAGGGCGGGGCATCTTGCCTACGTCGGCGGCAGCTTCACGACCGGGGTGCACAACACGATGGAGCCGGCGATCGCCGGCCTGCCGGTGCTGTTCGGCCCGGTGATCGACAACGCCGAGGAAGCCGGCGAACTGGTGCGGCAGCAGGCCGGCCAGGTCGTGTCCACGCCCGGGCAGGCGCTCGCCGCCGCCACGCGGCTGCTGGGCGATGACGCACTGTTGGCCACAGCATCCGCCGCCGCGCGCGAAGTCGTCCTGGCCCAGCGCGGGGCCACCGCCCGCAGCCTGGCCGTGCTCGAGCCGCTGCTGCGCGGCCGCTGAACGAAACCGCCGGCCCCGTCCGGCTCCGGAGGAAGACCCGCATGCGTCCAGCCCAGGCCGACCAGTGGAACGGATCCCCGACCGCAAGCGGCGCCGGCGCCGGCCCGCGCTGGCGACTGCCGTACGCCGAGCGCCCGCGCTACATCCAGCTCGAGACCGTCACCAAGTGCAACGCCAAGTGCCCGTTCTGCCCGCAGAACGAGATCGTGCGCGATCCCGCGCGCATGCCCGACGCCATGTGGAAGAAGATCATCGACGACACGCGGGGCTGGGGCCTGACCTACCGCCCGTTCCTGACCAACGAGCCGTTCGTCGACAAGCGGCAGCCGGAGATCGTCCGCTACATCAAGCAGCACGACCCCACGGCGCGCGTCGAATTCAACACGAACGCGGAACTGCTCACCGAGGACCTGGGCCGCGAGCTGCTCGAGTCCGGTGTCGACATCATGCGCTTCTCGATCGACGGCTTCAGCGCCGCGACCTACGAGCCCTCGCGCGTCGGCATTCCCTACCAGAAGGTGCTCGAGCGCACGACGCGCTTCCTCGAGATCTGGGATCGCGAGGGATGGCGCGACAAGGTCTTCACCGAGGTGCGGATGATCGAGGTTCCCGAGAACCGGCACGAGATCGCCGACTACCGCGCCTACTGGGAGCCGCGCTGCACCGAGGTGCTCGTCACCCAGCTCTACCAGTGGCCGTGGACGGGCCAGAAGCCCGAAGACGTCGTGATGAAGCCGTGCCTGAAGATCCTCGACGAGATGTTCTTCTACACCGACGGCAACGCCACCATCTGCTGCTGGGACGTGCACGAGAAGGCCGTCATCGGCAACGTGCTGCAGCAATCGGTGCTCGAGATCTGGCAGGGCCACGCCGCGCGCTGCCTGCGCGAGATGCTGGACGACGGCCGGCGCGACCTGATCCACCTCTGCAGCCGCTGCAATGCCTACAAGGACTACGATTTCGGCAGGTTCTCGACCGCGCCCGGCGCCTGAGCCGGCGCGCTCGCCTCAGCGGCGGTAGGGAATCGGGTCGGCCAGGCCGGCGCGCTCGAATCCGCGCAGCCGCAGGCGGCAGCTCTCGCATTCGCCGCAGGCGAGATCCTCCCCCGTGTAG
This region includes:
- a CDS encoding radical SAM protein — encoded protein: MRPAQADQWNGSPTASGAGAGPRWRLPYAERPRYIQLETVTKCNAKCPFCPQNEIVRDPARMPDAMWKKIIDDTRGWGLTYRPFLTNEPFVDKRQPEIVRYIKQHDPTARVEFNTNAELLTEDLGRELLESGVDIMRFSIDGFSAATYEPSRVGIPYQKVLERTTRFLEIWDREGWRDKVFTEVRMIEVPENRHEIADYRAYWEPRCTEVLVTQLYQWPWTGQKPEDVVMKPCLKILDEMFFYTDGNATICCWDVHEKAVIGNVLQQSVLEIWQGHAARCLREMLDDGRRDLIHLCSRCNAYKDYDFGRFSTAPGA